From one Mya arenaria isolate MELC-2E11 chromosome 4, ASM2691426v1 genomic stretch:
- the LOC128230495 gene encoding secreted frizzled-related protein 1-like isoform X5, which translates to MFSLRVTLLALGTLMTRTWALYEYYDAGAGYVSDYSDWGTLGGRAHQPKCVDIPETMRLCHDIGYKTMRLPNLLGHESVQEAVDQARVWVMLLNLHCHPDTKLFLCSLYSPVCLEPSVYPCRSLCEGVQNGCEGRMNNYNYPWPEILRCDQFPEELCIEQVNFESGSGANTTTAANVCHACKQPMTFESLLDSYCWATFVVKIKMKKVEINDLGDKILEPKGKVKFYKPIPNNMTKAEMKALRFSITDGARCDCETLENKKSRKLIMGAKQGSRFVITYVSEWTKNKEFKRAIKAIRKGHDCKQQIEKEIGGQNENNGGLSISGKPHSQSGEVDVSIDGGFEVPDTGGKDQNRNKRKNKKDKGNKGKKKKKDKKGKKDKKDKDKEDDPMANIAGIGCIPCKQPLVFENLIEKFCAANFVTKIQVRKVKMDSNGDKRLQPKRLKTSDFYKQKDLSKRDIKRLQPVISGGSGCDCIQAKRKNTLFVMGTKQGGRDVITFLSEFVKDSEFTRFTTEIENGYDCSSVVQTE; encoded by the exons ATGTTTAGTTTACGGGTTACTTTATTGGCCCTGGGTACTCTGATGACCCGGACTTGGGCTCTGTACGAATACTACGACGCAGGCGCGGGGTATGTCAGCGACTACAGTGATTGGGGGACCCTCGGCGGCCGCGCCCACCAGCCCAAGTGCGTGGACATTCCCGAGACGATGCGGCTGTGTCATGACATCGGCTATAAGACGATGCGTCTGCCGAACTTGCTTGGCCACGAGTCCGTGCAGGAAGCGGTTGACCAGGCGCGCGTCTGGGTGATGTTGCTAAATCTCCACTGTCACCCAGACACCAAGCTTTTCCTTTGCTCCCTCTACTCGCCCGTGTGCCTCGAGCCGTCCGTCTACCCGTGCAGGTCGCTCTGCGAGGGGGTCCAGAACGGCTGCGAAGGCCGCATGAATAACTACAACTACCCCTGGCCAGAGATCCTTCGCTGCGACCAATTTCCGGAGGAGCTTTGCATTGAACAAGTCAACTTTGAAAGTG GTAGTGGCGCGAACACCACAACGG CAGCCAACGTGTGCCATGCATGTAAGCAGCCAATGACATTCGAGAGCCTGCTGGACAGCTATTGCTGGGCCACCTTTG ttgttaaaataaagatgaaGAAAGTAGAAATCAATGACCTGGGAGACAAAATACTTGAACCTAAAGGGAAAGTCAAATTCTACAAACCAATACCGAATAACATGACCAAGGCAGAAATGAAAGCCCTCCGATTCAGCATTACAGACGGAGCAAGGTGCGATTGTGAAACGTTGGAAAACAAGAAAAGTAGAAAGCTGATCATGGGGGCCAAACAGGGCTCTCGCTTTGTGATAACTTACGTTAGCGAATGGACAAAGAATAAGGAATTTAAAAGGGCCATTAAGGCCATAAGAAAGGGACACGACTGCAAGCAGCAGATCGAGAAAGAAATAGGGGGACAAAACGAAAATAACGGAGGTCTGAGTATAAGTGGTAAACCACATTCCCAGTCGGGTGAAGTGGATGTGAGCATTGACGGTGGATTTGAGGTACCTGACACAGGTGGAAAGGACCAGAATAGAAACAAACGAAAGAATAAGAAAGACAAGGGAAATAaaggaaagaagaaaaagaaggaCAAGAAGGGCAAAAAGGACAAGAAGGACAAGGACAAAGAAGATGACCCTATGGCCAATATTG cTGGAATCGGTTGTATACCATGTAAGCAGCCATTAGTTTTCGAAAATCTTATCGAAAAATTCTGCGCTGCTAATTTTG TTACAAAGATACAAGTGAGGAAGGTGAAAATGGATAGCAACGGTGATAAGAGGCTTCAGCCAAAGAGATTGAAGACAAGTGATTTCTATAAACAAAAAGACCTTTCTAAAAGAGACATTAAGCGTCTACAACCAGTAATAAGCGGTGGGTCCGGTTGTGACTGCATCCAGGCTAAACGTAAAAATACACTATTTGTTATGGGCACCAAACAGGGCGGCCGGGATGTTATTACGTTCCTTAGTGAGTTTGTGAAAGACAGTGAGTTTACAAGGTTTACCACAGAAATTGAAAATGGATATGATTGCTCTAGTGTTGTACAAACAGAATAA
- the LOC128230495 gene encoding secreted frizzled-related protein 1-like isoform X6 codes for MFSLRVTLLALGTLMTRTWALYEYYDAGAGYVSDYSDWGTLGGRAHQPKCVDIPETMRLCHDIGYKTMRLPNLLGHESVQEAVDQARVWVMLLNLHCHPDTKLFLCSLYSPVCLEPSVYPCRSLCEGVQNGCEGRMNNYNYPWPEILRCDQFPEELCIEQVNFESGSGANTTTANVCHACKQPMTFESLLDSYCWATFVVKIKMKKVEINDLGDKILEPKGKVKFYKPIPNNMTKAEMKALRFSITDGARCDCETLENKKSRKLIMGAKQGSRFVITYVSEWTKNKEFKRAIKAIRKGHDCKQQIEKEIGGQNENNGGLSISGKPHSQSGEVDVSIDGGFEVPDTGGKDQNRNKRKNKKDKGNKGKKKKKDKKGKKDKKDKDKEDDPMANIAGIGCIPCKQPLVFENLIEKFCAANFVTKIQVRKVKMDSNGDKRLQPKRLKTSDFYKQKDLSKRDIKRLQPVISGGSGCDCIQAKRKNTLFVMGTKQGGRDVITFLSEFVKDSEFTRFTTEIENGYDCSSVVQTE; via the exons ATGTTTAGTTTACGGGTTACTTTATTGGCCCTGGGTACTCTGATGACCCGGACTTGGGCTCTGTACGAATACTACGACGCAGGCGCGGGGTATGTCAGCGACTACAGTGATTGGGGGACCCTCGGCGGCCGCGCCCACCAGCCCAAGTGCGTGGACATTCCCGAGACGATGCGGCTGTGTCATGACATCGGCTATAAGACGATGCGTCTGCCGAACTTGCTTGGCCACGAGTCCGTGCAGGAAGCGGTTGACCAGGCGCGCGTCTGGGTGATGTTGCTAAATCTCCACTGTCACCCAGACACCAAGCTTTTCCTTTGCTCCCTCTACTCGCCCGTGTGCCTCGAGCCGTCCGTCTACCCGTGCAGGTCGCTCTGCGAGGGGGTCCAGAACGGCTGCGAAGGCCGCATGAATAACTACAACTACCCCTGGCCAGAGATCCTTCGCTGCGACCAATTTCCGGAGGAGCTTTGCATTGAACAAGTCAACTTTGAAAGTG GTAGTGGCGCGAACACCACAACGG CCAACGTGTGCCATGCATGTAAGCAGCCAATGACATTCGAGAGCCTGCTGGACAGCTATTGCTGGGCCACCTTTG ttgttaaaataaagatgaaGAAAGTAGAAATCAATGACCTGGGAGACAAAATACTTGAACCTAAAGGGAAAGTCAAATTCTACAAACCAATACCGAATAACATGACCAAGGCAGAAATGAAAGCCCTCCGATTCAGCATTACAGACGGAGCAAGGTGCGATTGTGAAACGTTGGAAAACAAGAAAAGTAGAAAGCTGATCATGGGGGCCAAACAGGGCTCTCGCTTTGTGATAACTTACGTTAGCGAATGGACAAAGAATAAGGAATTTAAAAGGGCCATTAAGGCCATAAGAAAGGGACACGACTGCAAGCAGCAGATCGAGAAAGAAATAGGGGGACAAAACGAAAATAACGGAGGTCTGAGTATAAGTGGTAAACCACATTCCCAGTCGGGTGAAGTGGATGTGAGCATTGACGGTGGATTTGAGGTACCTGACACAGGTGGAAAGGACCAGAATAGAAACAAACGAAAGAATAAGAAAGACAAGGGAAATAaaggaaagaagaaaaagaaggaCAAGAAGGGCAAAAAGGACAAGAAGGACAAGGACAAAGAAGATGACCCTATGGCCAATATTG cTGGAATCGGTTGTATACCATGTAAGCAGCCATTAGTTTTCGAAAATCTTATCGAAAAATTCTGCGCTGCTAATTTTG TTACAAAGATACAAGTGAGGAAGGTGAAAATGGATAGCAACGGTGATAAGAGGCTTCAGCCAAAGAGATTGAAGACAAGTGATTTCTATAAACAAAAAGACCTTTCTAAAAGAGACATTAAGCGTCTACAACCAGTAATAAGCGGTGGGTCCGGTTGTGACTGCATCCAGGCTAAACGTAAAAATACACTATTTGTTATGGGCACCAAACAGGGCGGCCGGGATGTTATTACGTTCCTTAGTGAGTTTGTGAAAGACAGTGAGTTTACAAGGTTTACCACAGAAATTGAAAATGGATATGATTGCTCTAGTGTTGTACAAACAGAATAA
- the LOC128230495 gene encoding secreted frizzled-related protein 1-like isoform X2, whose translation MNVQSLFWIYVLPMLWMYVLGYEYDYTNGEYVQKHDPDGAWYSMDVRAIMQTQCVPIPEGLTLCRNVGYENMTLPNLLGHDTVGEVKKQAAPWTLLYNIGCHPNTDLFLCSLYAPVCLENKLASIFPCRSLCESVKSSCEARMNKYSFTWPEILKCDKFPGDDSLCIKKPIMPNSTSSSGANTTTANVCHACKQPMTFESLLDSYCWATFVVKIKMKKVEINDLGDKILEPKGKVKFYKPIPNNMTKAEMKALRFSITDGARCDCETLENKKSRKLIMGAKQGSRFVITYVSEWTKNKEFKRAIKAIRKGHDCKQQIEKEIGGQNENNGGLSISGKPHSQSGEVDVSIDGGFEVPDTGGKDQNRNKRKNKKDKGNKGKKKKKDKKGKKDKKDKDKEDDPMANIAGIGCIPCKQPLVFENLIEKFCAANFVTKIQVRKVKMDSNGDKRLQPKRLKTSDFYKQKDLSKRDIKRLQPVISGGSGCDCIQAKRKNTLFVMGTKQGGRDVITFLSEFVKDSEFTRFTTEIENGYDCSSVVQTE comes from the exons ATGAATGTACAAAGTTTATTTTGGATATACGTGTTACCAATGTTATGGATGTACGTTCTTGGCTACGAGTACGACTACACGAACGGCGAGTATGTTCAGAAGCACGACCCGGACGGCGCATGGTACAGCATGGACGTACGGGCGATCATGCAGACCCAGTGCGTACCCATCCCGGAGGGCCTGACGCTGTGCCGTAACGTGGGCTATGAAAACATGACGCTGCCTAACCTGCTCGGCCACGATACGGTGGGGGAGGTAAAGAAGCAGGCGGCGCCATGGACGCTCCTCTACAACATCGGCTGCCACCCGAACACCGACCTCTTCCTGTGTTCCTTGTACGCGCCCGTGTGCCTGGAGAACAAGCTGGCGTCGATCTTCCCGTGCCGCTCCCTCTGCGAGTCCGTCAAAAGCAGCTGTGAGGCCAGGATGAACAAGTACAGTTTTACGTGGCCGGAGATTCTTAAATGTGATAAATTTCCCGGCGACGATAGCCTCTGTATAAAGAAACCCATCATGCCTAACAGTACATCCA GTAGTGGCGCGAACACCACAACGG CCAACGTGTGCCATGCATGTAAGCAGCCAATGACATTCGAGAGCCTGCTGGACAGCTATTGCTGGGCCACCTTTG ttgttaaaataaagatgaaGAAAGTAGAAATCAATGACCTGGGAGACAAAATACTTGAACCTAAAGGGAAAGTCAAATTCTACAAACCAATACCGAATAACATGACCAAGGCAGAAATGAAAGCCCTCCGATTCAGCATTACAGACGGAGCAAGGTGCGATTGTGAAACGTTGGAAAACAAGAAAAGTAGAAAGCTGATCATGGGGGCCAAACAGGGCTCTCGCTTTGTGATAACTTACGTTAGCGAATGGACAAAGAATAAGGAATTTAAAAGGGCCATTAAGGCCATAAGAAAGGGACACGACTGCAAGCAGCAGATCGAGAAAGAAATAGGGGGACAAAACGAAAATAACGGAGGTCTGAGTATAAGTGGTAAACCACATTCCCAGTCGGGTGAAGTGGATGTGAGCATTGACGGTGGATTTGAGGTACCTGACACAGGTGGAAAGGACCAGAATAGAAACAAACGAAAGAATAAGAAAGACAAGGGAAATAaaggaaagaagaaaaagaaggaCAAGAAGGGCAAAAAGGACAAGAAGGACAAGGACAAAGAAGATGACCCTATGGCCAATATTG cTGGAATCGGTTGTATACCATGTAAGCAGCCATTAGTTTTCGAAAATCTTATCGAAAAATTCTGCGCTGCTAATTTTG TTACAAAGATACAAGTGAGGAAGGTGAAAATGGATAGCAACGGTGATAAGAGGCTTCAGCCAAAGAGATTGAAGACAAGTGATTTCTATAAACAAAAAGACCTTTCTAAAAGAGACATTAAGCGTCTACAACCAGTAATAAGCGGTGGGTCCGGTTGTGACTGCATCCAGGCTAAACGTAAAAATACACTATTTGTTATGGGCACCAAACAGGGCGGCCGGGATGTTATTACGTTCCTTAGTGAGTTTGTGAAAGACAGTGAGTTTACAAGGTTTACCACAGAAATTGAAAATGGATATGATTGCTCTAGTGTTGTACAAACAGAATAA
- the LOC128230495 gene encoding secreted frizzled-related protein 1-like isoform X1 — MNVQSLFWIYVLPMLWMYVLGYEYDYTNGEYVQKHDPDGAWYSMDVRAIMQTQCVPIPEGLTLCRNVGYENMTLPNLLGHDTVGEVKKQAAPWTLLYNIGCHPNTDLFLCSLYAPVCLENKLASIFPCRSLCESVKSSCEARMNKYSFTWPEILKCDKFPGDDSLCIKKPIMPNSTSSSGANTTTAANVCHACKQPMTFESLLDSYCWATFVVKIKMKKVEINDLGDKILEPKGKVKFYKPIPNNMTKAEMKALRFSITDGARCDCETLENKKSRKLIMGAKQGSRFVITYVSEWTKNKEFKRAIKAIRKGHDCKQQIEKEIGGQNENNGGLSISGKPHSQSGEVDVSIDGGFEVPDTGGKDQNRNKRKNKKDKGNKGKKKKKDKKGKKDKKDKDKEDDPMANIAGIGCIPCKQPLVFENLIEKFCAANFVTKIQVRKVKMDSNGDKRLQPKRLKTSDFYKQKDLSKRDIKRLQPVISGGSGCDCIQAKRKNTLFVMGTKQGGRDVITFLSEFVKDSEFTRFTTEIENGYDCSSVVQTE, encoded by the exons ATGAATGTACAAAGTTTATTTTGGATATACGTGTTACCAATGTTATGGATGTACGTTCTTGGCTACGAGTACGACTACACGAACGGCGAGTATGTTCAGAAGCACGACCCGGACGGCGCATGGTACAGCATGGACGTACGGGCGATCATGCAGACCCAGTGCGTACCCATCCCGGAGGGCCTGACGCTGTGCCGTAACGTGGGCTATGAAAACATGACGCTGCCTAACCTGCTCGGCCACGATACGGTGGGGGAGGTAAAGAAGCAGGCGGCGCCATGGACGCTCCTCTACAACATCGGCTGCCACCCGAACACCGACCTCTTCCTGTGTTCCTTGTACGCGCCCGTGTGCCTGGAGAACAAGCTGGCGTCGATCTTCCCGTGCCGCTCCCTCTGCGAGTCCGTCAAAAGCAGCTGTGAGGCCAGGATGAACAAGTACAGTTTTACGTGGCCGGAGATTCTTAAATGTGATAAATTTCCCGGCGACGATAGCCTCTGTATAAAGAAACCCATCATGCCTAACAGTACATCCA GTAGTGGCGCGAACACCACAACGG CAGCCAACGTGTGCCATGCATGTAAGCAGCCAATGACATTCGAGAGCCTGCTGGACAGCTATTGCTGGGCCACCTTTG ttgttaaaataaagatgaaGAAAGTAGAAATCAATGACCTGGGAGACAAAATACTTGAACCTAAAGGGAAAGTCAAATTCTACAAACCAATACCGAATAACATGACCAAGGCAGAAATGAAAGCCCTCCGATTCAGCATTACAGACGGAGCAAGGTGCGATTGTGAAACGTTGGAAAACAAGAAAAGTAGAAAGCTGATCATGGGGGCCAAACAGGGCTCTCGCTTTGTGATAACTTACGTTAGCGAATGGACAAAGAATAAGGAATTTAAAAGGGCCATTAAGGCCATAAGAAAGGGACACGACTGCAAGCAGCAGATCGAGAAAGAAATAGGGGGACAAAACGAAAATAACGGAGGTCTGAGTATAAGTGGTAAACCACATTCCCAGTCGGGTGAAGTGGATGTGAGCATTGACGGTGGATTTGAGGTACCTGACACAGGTGGAAAGGACCAGAATAGAAACAAACGAAAGAATAAGAAAGACAAGGGAAATAaaggaaagaagaaaaagaaggaCAAGAAGGGCAAAAAGGACAAGAAGGACAAGGACAAAGAAGATGACCCTATGGCCAATATTG cTGGAATCGGTTGTATACCATGTAAGCAGCCATTAGTTTTCGAAAATCTTATCGAAAAATTCTGCGCTGCTAATTTTG TTACAAAGATACAAGTGAGGAAGGTGAAAATGGATAGCAACGGTGATAAGAGGCTTCAGCCAAAGAGATTGAAGACAAGTGATTTCTATAAACAAAAAGACCTTTCTAAAAGAGACATTAAGCGTCTACAACCAGTAATAAGCGGTGGGTCCGGTTGTGACTGCATCCAGGCTAAACGTAAAAATACACTATTTGTTATGGGCACCAAACAGGGCGGCCGGGATGTTATTACGTTCCTTAGTGAGTTTGTGAAAGACAGTGAGTTTACAAGGTTTACCACAGAAATTGAAAATGGATATGATTGCTCTAGTGTTGTACAAACAGAATAA
- the LOC128230495 gene encoding secreted frizzled-related protein 1-like isoform X3 has translation MNVQSLFWIYVLPMLWMYVLGYEYDYTNGEYVQKHDPDGAWYSMDVRAIMQTQCVPIPEGLTLCRNVGYENMTLPNLLGHDTVGEVKKQAAPWTLLYNIGCHPNTDLFLCSLYAPVCLENKLASIFPCRSLCESVKSSCEARMNKYSFTWPEILKCDKFPGDDSLCIKKPIMPNSTSTANVCHACKQPMTFESLLDSYCWATFVVKIKMKKVEINDLGDKILEPKGKVKFYKPIPNNMTKAEMKALRFSITDGARCDCETLENKKSRKLIMGAKQGSRFVITYVSEWTKNKEFKRAIKAIRKGHDCKQQIEKEIGGQNENNGGLSISGKPHSQSGEVDVSIDGGFEVPDTGGKDQNRNKRKNKKDKGNKGKKKKKDKKGKKDKKDKDKEDDPMANIAGIGCIPCKQPLVFENLIEKFCAANFVTKIQVRKVKMDSNGDKRLQPKRLKTSDFYKQKDLSKRDIKRLQPVISGGSGCDCIQAKRKNTLFVMGTKQGGRDVITFLSEFVKDSEFTRFTTEIENGYDCSSVVQTE, from the exons ATGAATGTACAAAGTTTATTTTGGATATACGTGTTACCAATGTTATGGATGTACGTTCTTGGCTACGAGTACGACTACACGAACGGCGAGTATGTTCAGAAGCACGACCCGGACGGCGCATGGTACAGCATGGACGTACGGGCGATCATGCAGACCCAGTGCGTACCCATCCCGGAGGGCCTGACGCTGTGCCGTAACGTGGGCTATGAAAACATGACGCTGCCTAACCTGCTCGGCCACGATACGGTGGGGGAGGTAAAGAAGCAGGCGGCGCCATGGACGCTCCTCTACAACATCGGCTGCCACCCGAACACCGACCTCTTCCTGTGTTCCTTGTACGCGCCCGTGTGCCTGGAGAACAAGCTGGCGTCGATCTTCCCGTGCCGCTCCCTCTGCGAGTCCGTCAAAAGCAGCTGTGAGGCCAGGATGAACAAGTACAGTTTTACGTGGCCGGAGATTCTTAAATGTGATAAATTTCCCGGCGACGATAGCCTCTGTATAAAGAAACCCATCATGCCTAACAGTACATCCA CAGCCAACGTGTGCCATGCATGTAAGCAGCCAATGACATTCGAGAGCCTGCTGGACAGCTATTGCTGGGCCACCTTTG ttgttaaaataaagatgaaGAAAGTAGAAATCAATGACCTGGGAGACAAAATACTTGAACCTAAAGGGAAAGTCAAATTCTACAAACCAATACCGAATAACATGACCAAGGCAGAAATGAAAGCCCTCCGATTCAGCATTACAGACGGAGCAAGGTGCGATTGTGAAACGTTGGAAAACAAGAAAAGTAGAAAGCTGATCATGGGGGCCAAACAGGGCTCTCGCTTTGTGATAACTTACGTTAGCGAATGGACAAAGAATAAGGAATTTAAAAGGGCCATTAAGGCCATAAGAAAGGGACACGACTGCAAGCAGCAGATCGAGAAAGAAATAGGGGGACAAAACGAAAATAACGGAGGTCTGAGTATAAGTGGTAAACCACATTCCCAGTCGGGTGAAGTGGATGTGAGCATTGACGGTGGATTTGAGGTACCTGACACAGGTGGAAAGGACCAGAATAGAAACAAACGAAAGAATAAGAAAGACAAGGGAAATAaaggaaagaagaaaaagaaggaCAAGAAGGGCAAAAAGGACAAGAAGGACAAGGACAAAGAAGATGACCCTATGGCCAATATTG cTGGAATCGGTTGTATACCATGTAAGCAGCCATTAGTTTTCGAAAATCTTATCGAAAAATTCTGCGCTGCTAATTTTG TTACAAAGATACAAGTGAGGAAGGTGAAAATGGATAGCAACGGTGATAAGAGGCTTCAGCCAAAGAGATTGAAGACAAGTGATTTCTATAAACAAAAAGACCTTTCTAAAAGAGACATTAAGCGTCTACAACCAGTAATAAGCGGTGGGTCCGGTTGTGACTGCATCCAGGCTAAACGTAAAAATACACTATTTGTTATGGGCACCAAACAGGGCGGCCGGGATGTTATTACGTTCCTTAGTGAGTTTGTGAAAGACAGTGAGTTTACAAGGTTTACCACAGAAATTGAAAATGGATATGATTGCTCTAGTGTTGTACAAACAGAATAA
- the LOC128230495 gene encoding secreted frizzled-related protein 1-like isoform X7, which translates to MFSLRVTLLALGTLMTRTWALYEYYDAGAGYVSDYSDWGTLGGRAHQPKCVDIPETMRLCHDIGYKTMRLPNLLGHESVQEAVDQARVWVMLLNLHCHPDTKLFLCSLYSPVCLEPSVYPCRSLCEGVQNGCEGRMNNYNYPWPEILRCDQFPEELCIEQVNFESAANVCHACKQPMTFESLLDSYCWATFVVKIKMKKVEINDLGDKILEPKGKVKFYKPIPNNMTKAEMKALRFSITDGARCDCETLENKKSRKLIMGAKQGSRFVITYVSEWTKNKEFKRAIKAIRKGHDCKQQIEKEIGGQNENNGGLSISGKPHSQSGEVDVSIDGGFEVPDTGGKDQNRNKRKNKKDKGNKGKKKKKDKKGKKDKKDKDKEDDPMANIAGIGCIPCKQPLVFENLIEKFCAANFVTKIQVRKVKMDSNGDKRLQPKRLKTSDFYKQKDLSKRDIKRLQPVISGGSGCDCIQAKRKNTLFVMGTKQGGRDVITFLSEFVKDSEFTRFTTEIENGYDCSSVVQTE; encoded by the exons ATGTTTAGTTTACGGGTTACTTTATTGGCCCTGGGTACTCTGATGACCCGGACTTGGGCTCTGTACGAATACTACGACGCAGGCGCGGGGTATGTCAGCGACTACAGTGATTGGGGGACCCTCGGCGGCCGCGCCCACCAGCCCAAGTGCGTGGACATTCCCGAGACGATGCGGCTGTGTCATGACATCGGCTATAAGACGATGCGTCTGCCGAACTTGCTTGGCCACGAGTCCGTGCAGGAAGCGGTTGACCAGGCGCGCGTCTGGGTGATGTTGCTAAATCTCCACTGTCACCCAGACACCAAGCTTTTCCTTTGCTCCCTCTACTCGCCCGTGTGCCTCGAGCCGTCCGTCTACCCGTGCAGGTCGCTCTGCGAGGGGGTCCAGAACGGCTGCGAAGGCCGCATGAATAACTACAACTACCCCTGGCCAGAGATCCTTCGCTGCGACCAATTTCCGGAGGAGCTTTGCATTGAACAAGTCAACTTTGAAAGTG CAGCCAACGTGTGCCATGCATGTAAGCAGCCAATGACATTCGAGAGCCTGCTGGACAGCTATTGCTGGGCCACCTTTG ttgttaaaataaagatgaaGAAAGTAGAAATCAATGACCTGGGAGACAAAATACTTGAACCTAAAGGGAAAGTCAAATTCTACAAACCAATACCGAATAACATGACCAAGGCAGAAATGAAAGCCCTCCGATTCAGCATTACAGACGGAGCAAGGTGCGATTGTGAAACGTTGGAAAACAAGAAAAGTAGAAAGCTGATCATGGGGGCCAAACAGGGCTCTCGCTTTGTGATAACTTACGTTAGCGAATGGACAAAGAATAAGGAATTTAAAAGGGCCATTAAGGCCATAAGAAAGGGACACGACTGCAAGCAGCAGATCGAGAAAGAAATAGGGGGACAAAACGAAAATAACGGAGGTCTGAGTATAAGTGGTAAACCACATTCCCAGTCGGGTGAAGTGGATGTGAGCATTGACGGTGGATTTGAGGTACCTGACACAGGTGGAAAGGACCAGAATAGAAACAAACGAAAGAATAAGAAAGACAAGGGAAATAaaggaaagaagaaaaagaaggaCAAGAAGGGCAAAAAGGACAAGAAGGACAAGGACAAAGAAGATGACCCTATGGCCAATATTG cTGGAATCGGTTGTATACCATGTAAGCAGCCATTAGTTTTCGAAAATCTTATCGAAAAATTCTGCGCTGCTAATTTTG TTACAAAGATACAAGTGAGGAAGGTGAAAATGGATAGCAACGGTGATAAGAGGCTTCAGCCAAAGAGATTGAAGACAAGTGATTTCTATAAACAAAAAGACCTTTCTAAAAGAGACATTAAGCGTCTACAACCAGTAATAAGCGGTGGGTCCGGTTGTGACTGCATCCAGGCTAAACGTAAAAATACACTATTTGTTATGGGCACCAAACAGGGCGGCCGGGATGTTATTACGTTCCTTAGTGAGTTTGTGAAAGACAGTGAGTTTACAAGGTTTACCACAGAAATTGAAAATGGATATGATTGCTCTAGTGTTGTACAAACAGAATAA